In Elusimicrobiota bacterium, one DNA window encodes the following:
- a CDS encoding DcrB-related protein — protein sequence MWNKGVVFSLAVLVAGAAPVRAELGERRVERAGGFSYCPPEGWSVRDFPGFKYKFAFGPAWKGFTANLNVVDEAYDGTLKAYVDLNVQNLKKMIPGFRQIERVPFKTLSGLSGERIRAEDTQSQRELRQSFYLIASGKGRMFVMTGTSLASDGPKFDSLFDDSADSFRLGK from the coding sequence ATGTGGAATAAGGGCGTCGTTTTTTCCCTGGCCGTCCTGGTCGCCGGAGCGGCGCCCGTCCGGGCCGAACTCGGCGAACGCCGCGTGGAGCGCGCGGGCGGTTTTTCCTATTGCCCGCCGGAAGGATGGTCCGTCCGGGACTTCCCCGGCTTCAAATACAAATTCGCCTTCGGGCCCGCCTGGAAGGGATTCACCGCCAACTTGAACGTCGTGGACGAGGCCTACGATGGGACGCTCAAGGCCTACGTGGACTTGAACGTTCAAAATCTAAAGAAAATGATCCCCGGATTCCGCCAAATCGAGCGGGTGCCCTTCAAGACGCTCTCGGGGTTGTCCGGCGAACGGATCCGGGCCGAAGACACCCAGAGCCAGCGGGAGCTTCGACAATCCTTTTATCTGATCGCCAGCGGCAAGGGCCGGATGTTCGTGATGACCGGCACCTCCCTGGCCAGCGACGGGCCCAAGTTCGATTCGTTGTTCGACGACAGCGCCGACAGCTTTCGACTGGGGAAGTAG
- a CDS encoding sigma-70 family RNA polymerase sigma factor yields MSIAKKHVGSNLELSDLIQEGGLGLIKAVEKFEWKRGFKFSTYATWWIRQSINRAIADQARTIRIPVHMKEVISKLTKVSRKFRQEMGRDPSVEEYSKALRLSTDKVRQILKIMQEPISLTTPVGEEEDSVLEDFLEDKGDLSPSHAANDALRQQEVEKALETLSDREAEIIRLRFGIGTGYPRTLEELGRIFSVTRERVRQIEAKAIRKLRHPSRSRFLREYVE; encoded by the coding sequence GTGTCCATCGCCAAAAAGCACGTGGGATCGAACCTGGAGCTTTCGGACTTGATTCAAGAGGGCGGCTTGGGTTTGATCAAGGCCGTGGAAAAATTCGAATGGAAGCGCGGCTTTAAGTTCTCGACGTACGCGACCTGGTGGATCCGCCAGAGCATCAACCGCGCCATCGCCGATCAGGCCCGGACCATCCGGATCCCGGTGCACATGAAGGAAGTCATTTCCAAGCTGACCAAAGTGAGCCGGAAGTTCCGCCAGGAAATGGGCCGCGACCCGTCGGTGGAGGAATACTCCAAGGCCCTGCGGCTCTCGACGGACAAGGTCCGGCAGATTTTGAAGATCATGCAGGAGCCGATTTCCCTCACCACCCCCGTGGGCGAGGAGGAAGACTCGGTCCTGGAGGATTTTCTGGAGGACAAGGGCGACCTGTCGCCCTCCCACGCGGCCAACGACGCCCTGCGCCAGCAGGAAGTGGAGAAGGCCCTGGAAACCCTGAGCGACCGGGAAGCGGAGATCATCCGCCTGCGCTTCGGCATCGGCACGGGCTACCCGCGCACGCTCGAGGAGTTGGGCCGCATCTTCAGCGTGACCCGGGAACGGGTCCGCCAGATCGAGGCCAAGGCCATTCGGAAGCTTCGGCACCCGAGCCGCAGCCGCTTCCTCCGCGAATATGTGGAATAA
- the dnaG gene encoding DNA primase encodes MGVSRDTLDRIKSRLDTLEIIREAVPSLKQSGPRWKGNCPFHNEKTPSFFYMPDKGLWHCFGACNEGGDVFRFVMKTQNLPFPEALRELARRAGVPLEWDRGDDASSRRAKERDELLGLLEEAAKFYADALKTQADAEPARRHLAERGIRRETIDGFALGFAPRRDSFLDRALKKGTAIEPLLKVGLASRSDRTGRYHDPLGGRLIFPIRDPYGQVVAFGGRTLEEDGGPKYLNSPESPVYTKGRQLYGLYEGRTVLREKAQAIVVEGYMDVVGLHQAGFGTAVAPLGTALTSDQAKLLRRYAQEAILLFDPDPAGQRASWRSAEVFLKDDLFVRVAQVPGGLDPDDYVKANGAEALEQILAKSQDVVDFWLDLLAPALENFSDLHGRLRRAEELLRFVAGVPNAVLRDEWVKRAAQRLRLDPGALKQELLKKTPRPAPTAPAAAPAPAPKPAAPKGPKALRNAEEEVLQILALHPETWLGAVPDAALFADERCRRVFHFWLEDRRAGRAPDPGAAAAALAAEEAPWLTGLLLEPKTFDRPMESLARGVARLTTLARRRERAALEPRVLEMLEGRAPRDEEQILRYQTLTRELRTAVSDPAGPTMER; translated from the coding sequence ATGGGTGTATCCCGCGACACGTTGGACCGCATCAAATCCCGGCTGGACACCCTCGAAATCATCCGGGAGGCGGTCCCGAGCCTGAAACAATCGGGGCCTCGCTGGAAGGGCAACTGCCCCTTCCACAACGAGAAAACCCCGTCGTTCTTTTACATGCCGGACAAGGGCCTGTGGCATTGTTTCGGCGCCTGCAACGAAGGCGGCGACGTCTTCCGCTTCGTGATGAAAACCCAAAACCTGCCCTTCCCCGAAGCCCTGCGGGAACTGGCGCGCCGCGCCGGTGTCCCCTTGGAATGGGACCGGGGCGACGACGCCTCCTCCCGCCGCGCCAAGGAGCGGGACGAGCTGCTGGGCCTTTTGGAAGAGGCGGCCAAATTCTATGCGGACGCCTTGAAAACCCAGGCGGACGCGGAGCCGGCCCGCCGCCATCTGGCCGAGCGGGGCATCCGCCGGGAAACCATCGACGGGTTCGCCCTGGGGTTCGCCCCCCGCCGGGACAGTTTCCTGGACCGGGCCTTGAAAAAGGGCACCGCCATCGAGCCGCTGTTGAAAGTGGGATTGGCCTCCCGGTCCGACCGGACGGGGCGCTACCACGATCCCCTGGGCGGGCGACTGATCTTTCCGATCCGCGATCCGTATGGTCAAGTGGTGGCCTTCGGCGGCCGGACGCTGGAGGAAGACGGCGGCCCCAAGTATTTGAACTCGCCGGAATCCCCGGTCTACACCAAGGGCCGACAGCTCTACGGTTTGTACGAAGGCCGGACGGTGCTGCGGGAGAAGGCCCAGGCCATCGTGGTGGAAGGCTACATGGACGTGGTGGGGCTTCATCAGGCGGGTTTCGGCACCGCGGTGGCGCCCCTGGGGACCGCCCTGACGTCGGACCAGGCGAAGCTGCTTCGCCGCTACGCCCAGGAAGCGATTTTGCTCTTTGATCCGGACCCCGCGGGACAGCGGGCCAGTTGGCGGAGCGCCGAGGTGTTTTTGAAGGACGATCTGTTCGTCCGGGTGGCCCAGGTGCCCGGGGGCCTGGACCCCGACGATTACGTCAAGGCGAACGGCGCGGAGGCCTTGGAACAGATTTTGGCGAAGTCCCAGGACGTGGTGGATTTCTGGCTGGACCTTCTGGCCCCCGCCCTGGAAAATTTCAGCGATTTGCACGGCCGCCTTCGCCGGGCCGAGGAACTGCTCCGGTTCGTGGCCGGGGTGCCCAACGCGGTGCTCCGGGACGAATGGGTGAAGCGCGCGGCCCAGCGGTTGCGGCTGGACCCCGGGGCCTTGAAACAGGAATTGTTGAAGAAAACGCCCCGGCCGGCCCCGACGGCCCCCGCGGCGGCCCCCGCGCCGGCGCCGAAACCGGCGGCGCCCAAGGGCCCCAAGGCGCTTCGAAACGCCGAAGAGGAAGTGCTTCAGATTTTGGCCCTCCACCCGGAAACGTGGCTGGGCGCGGTGCCGGACGCGGCGCTTTTCGCCGACGAACGATGCCGGCGGGTGTTTCACTTTTGGCTGGAAGACCGGCGGGCCGGGCGGGCGCCCGACCCCGGCGCGGCGGCCGCGGCGCTCGCGGCCGAAGAGGCGCCCTGGCTGACGGGGCTGTTGCTCGAGCCCAAGACCTTCGACCGGCCCATGGAAAGTTTGGCCCGGGGCGTGGCGCGGCTCACCACGCTGGCCCGGCGGCGGGAACGGGCCGCCCTGGAACCCCGGGTGCTGGAAATGCTCGAGGGCCGCGCGCCCCGGGACGAAGAACAGATTTTGCGGTACCAAACCCTGACCCGCGAACTGCGAACGGCAGTGTCGGACCCCGCGGGCCCTACGATGGAACGGTGA
- a CDS encoding 30S ribosomal protein S21, producing the protein MVFVKVRDGESIEEALRRFKRECERNGIMQEIKRREHYEPPSVKRKRKQAEARRKMRRRMMRQNRG; encoded by the coding sequence ATGGTTTTTGTCAAAGTTCGAGACGGAGAATCCATCGAAGAAGCTCTCCGTCGTTTCAAACGCGAATGCGAGCGCAACGGCATCATGCAGGAAATCAAGCGCCGCGAGCACTACGAGCCCCCTTCCGTGAAACGCAAGCGGAAACAGGCCGAAGCGCGGCGGAAAATGCGCCGACGCATGATGCGTCAAAACCGCGGCTAG
- a CDS encoding histidine triad nucleotide-binding protein — MKDCLFCRIVRREIPADVVYEDETLLAFRDIHPQAPIHALIIPKMHVARVMDVSVADLPLGGAALRAAQQLAVQFSVEEKGFRLVVNNGPDAGQAVDHLHYHFLAGRRLGWPPG, encoded by the coding sequence GTGAAAGATTGTCTCTTCTGCCGCATCGTTCGGCGGGAGATCCCGGCCGACGTGGTCTACGAAGACGAAACCCTGTTGGCTTTTCGGGACATTCATCCCCAGGCCCCGATTCACGCGCTGATCATTCCCAAGATGCACGTGGCCCGCGTGATGGACGTTTCGGTGGCGGATTTGCCGCTCGGGGGCGCCGCGCTCCGCGCCGCCCAACAGCTGGCCGTTCAATTTTCCGTCGAGGAAAAGGGCTTCCGCCTGGTGGTCAACAACGGTCCCGACGCGGGTCAGGCCGTGGATCATTTGCACTATCACTTTTTAGCGGGTCGTCGACTCGGCTGGCCGCCGGGTTAG
- a CDS encoding PorV/PorQ family protein codes for MKNLARAAGLTLVFATALSAASFNGDARGTTAGVLLRMPPSPRSAALGEVRASLSGDASAVLTNPAALTDVKRLSVSLAHSPYLDDTGFGHATFAQKLGFLAIGGGVQYLSAGSLTRSDSGTNALGNFKPGDAAAVAGGALKIGALSLGGAFKWVRSEVDRSATAMAVDLGLTASGGTDRKWRLGATATNLGTRLDFGGNNEFLPQRFAVGASVKIEPNWTFLADAMLRREGDAAGAFGAELAWPLPGGHSFALRGGYNTILRNPSAGVGLTILKMTVDYALRPFADLGMNHFVSVGFQF; via the coding sequence TTGAAGAACCTGGCCCGCGCCGCCGGTTTGACGCTCGTTTTTGCGACGGCCCTTTCGGCGGCGTCCTTTAATGGGGACGCCCGGGGCACCACGGCGGGCGTCCTCCTGCGCATGCCGCCCAGCCCCCGCTCGGCGGCTCTGGGGGAAGTTCGCGCGTCCCTGTCCGGCGACGCCTCGGCGGTGCTCACCAACCCGGCGGCCTTGACCGACGTGAAGCGTCTTTCGGTGTCTCTGGCCCATTCCCCCTATTTGGACGACACAGGTTTCGGCCACGCCACCTTCGCCCAGAAGCTGGGCTTCCTGGCCATCGGCGGCGGCGTTCAATATTTGTCCGCCGGGTCCCTCACCCGAAGCGATTCCGGCACCAACGCCCTGGGCAACTTCAAGCCCGGCGACGCCGCGGCGGTGGCGGGGGGGGCCCTGAAGATCGGCGCGCTCTCCCTGGGCGGGGCCTTCAAGTGGGTCCGCTCCGAAGTGGATCGAAGCGCCACGGCCATGGCGGTGGATTTGGGCCTGACCGCCTCCGGCGGGACCGACCGGAAGTGGCGCCTGGGAGCCACGGCCACCAACCTGGGCACCCGGCTGGATTTCGGCGGCAACAACGAATTTTTGCCCCAGCGTTTCGCGGTGGGCGCCTCGGTCAAAATCGAACCCAACTGGACCTTTTTGGCGGACGCGATGCTTCGCCGGGAAGGGGACGCCGCCGGCGCCTTCGGCGCGGAACTGGCCTGGCCCCTTCCGGGGGGCCATTCCTTCGCGCTTCGGGGCGGCTACAACACGATTTTGCGGAACCCCTCCGCCGGGGTGGGGCTGACGATCCTCAAAATGACGGTGGATTATGCCCTTCGGCCCTTCGCCGACCTGGGCATGAACCACTTCGTTTCGGTGGGTTTTCAATTCTGA
- the mtaB gene encoding tRNA (N(6)-L-threonylcarbamoyladenosine(37)-C(2))-methylthiotransferase MtaB — MNRVYLHTFGCKANQYDTELLREKMSSGGAVTVEKAADADLCLVNSCSVTAKADQECRQFVRRLLRENDHARVIVTGCYATHAPDELRALSPRVEVYSNAEKNGLPACVGFEVAPEVFGLSRFSDRSRAFVKIQDGCRAPCTYCIIPQTRPTYWNKPADQVIQEIATLAAAGHGEIVLTGIRLGLYQGALEGKRFDLAGLLEKLVEIPGDFRIRLSSLEVTEVSDEIVLLAARNSKVCRHLHIPMQSADDGVLKDMGRWYAFEKYRERVDFIRRHLPDCGLTADVLVGFPTETEAAFQNTYQRIEALALSGLHVFPYSPRPGTKAAELPPLAHDVQRRRVDALLALGEKLKAQFRARFAGTVRQVVTEPDGEGWTENYIRVPHDRNLPPGRLAAVTI; from the coding sequence TTGAACCGCGTTTACCTCCACACCTTCGGCTGCAAAGCCAATCAATACGACACCGAACTTCTCCGGGAAAAGATGAGCTCCGGCGGGGCCGTGACCGTCGAGAAAGCCGCCGACGCCGACCTTTGCCTGGTCAATTCCTGCTCCGTGACGGCCAAGGCCGACCAGGAGTGCCGCCAGTTCGTCCGCCGCCTCCTCAGGGAAAACGACCACGCCCGGGTGATCGTCACCGGCTGTTACGCCACCCACGCGCCGGACGAGCTTCGGGCCCTGTCGCCCCGGGTGGAAGTTTATTCCAACGCGGAAAAAAACGGCCTCCCCGCCTGCGTGGGTTTCGAAGTGGCGCCCGAAGTTTTCGGCCTCTCCCGCTTTTCGGACCGCTCCCGGGCTTTCGTTAAAATTCAGGACGGCTGCCGGGCCCCCTGCACCTACTGCATCATCCCCCAGACCCGCCCGACCTATTGGAACAAGCCCGCCGACCAGGTGATTCAAGAAATTGCCACCCTGGCCGCCGCCGGCCACGGGGAAATCGTTTTGACGGGCATCCGCCTGGGGCTCTACCAGGGGGCTCTGGAGGGGAAGCGCTTCGACCTGGCGGGGCTGCTGGAAAAGTTGGTGGAAATTCCCGGGGACTTTCGAATCCGCCTTTCCTCCCTGGAAGTCACGGAAGTCTCGGACGAGATCGTTTTGTTGGCGGCCCGGAATTCGAAAGTTTGCCGCCATTTACACATTCCGATGCAGTCGGCGGACGACGGCGTGTTGAAAGACATGGGCCGTTGGTACGCCTTCGAAAAATATCGGGAGCGCGTGGACTTTATTCGCCGCCACCTGCCGGACTGCGGCCTGACGGCCGACGTCCTGGTGGGTTTCCCGACCGAAACCGAGGCGGCCTTTCAAAACACCTACCAACGCATCGAAGCCCTGGCCCTCTCGGGCCTGCACGTGTTTCCCTACTCCCCGCGGCCCGGCACCAAGGCCGCGGAGCTTCCGCCCCTGGCCCACGACGTTCAGCGGCGCCGGGTGGACGCGCTTTTGGCCCTGGGGGAGAAGCTCAAGGCCCAATTCCGGGCCCGTTTCGCCGGCACCGTGCGCCAGGTGGTCACCGAACCCGACGGGGAGGGCTGGACCGAAAACTACATCCGCGTTCCCCACGACCGAAACCTGCCCCCGGGGCGCCTGGCGGCCGTCACGATTTGA
- a CDS encoding 16S rRNA (uracil(1498)-N(3))-methyltransferase — protein MPHFYVPPENIRGSYFWLNRQESEHVARVLRKQPGEEIQLFDGGDRSFRGVLETVTPSKVDGRVVAEEKQETSRYRLRLFQVLPKGDKMEWILEKGTELGVHEFIPVNSERSVGRVPAERLPARLERWEKIIRSAAQQCGRTDVPRVQTPLDWNAALARIEPDQWTFLPWESAAGTSLKAGLDAFRRERAAALPTINVIIGPEGGLSPEEVFRAEARGARTVTLGPRILRTETAGLAAAAAFLYEL, from the coding sequence GTGCCCCACTTCTACGTCCCCCCCGAAAACATCCGCGGCAGCTATTTCTGGCTGAACCGCCAGGAGTCCGAACACGTGGCCCGGGTGCTTCGCAAACAGCCCGGGGAGGAAATCCAGCTGTTCGACGGGGGGGACCGGTCCTTTCGCGGGGTGTTGGAGACCGTGACCCCCAGTAAAGTGGACGGCCGGGTGGTGGCCGAGGAAAAACAGGAAACCTCCCGTTACCGCCTGCGCCTCTTTCAAGTCCTGCCCAAGGGCGACAAGATGGAATGGATTTTGGAAAAGGGCACGGAACTGGGCGTTCACGAATTCATCCCGGTGAACTCCGAGCGGTCCGTGGGCCGGGTGCCCGCCGAGCGCCTGCCCGCCCGCCTCGAACGGTGGGAAAAAATCATCCGCTCCGCCGCCCAGCAGTGCGGCCGCACGGACGTCCCCCGGGTGCAGACGCCCCTGGACTGGAACGCCGCCCTGGCCCGGATCGAGCCGGACCAATGGACCTTTTTGCCCTGGGAATCGGCGGCCGGAACGTCGCTGAAAGCGGGCCTGGACGCTTTCCGACGGGAGCGGGCCGCCGCCCTTCCGACCATTAATGTTATTATTGGCCCCGAAGGTGGCTTGAGCCCGGAGGAAGTTTTCCGGGCCGAAGCCCGGGGCGCCCGGACCGTGACGTTGGGTCCCCGCATCCTACGAACGGAGACCGCCGGCCTCGCCGCCGCCGCGGCCTTTCTTTATGAGCTTTAA
- a CDS encoding prepilin-type N-terminal cleavage/methylation domain-containing protein: MKKSAVRPSGGFTLIELMIVVAIIGLLAAIAIPKFAGLVVKAREASIKGALGSVRSAMSIYYADNEGRYPSAGGTGTGTGSAFTSWWLYPKYLDTAPMITIPGYANHANRDYVASELAMMFPDGGMFVAWYVPLDPTMSFLTGEVHVMCTHTDSSGRTWSLW, encoded by the coding sequence GTGAAAAAATCGGCCGTCCGTCCCAGCGGCGGTTTTACGCTCATCGAACTGATGATCGTGGTGGCCATCATCGGCCTCCTCGCCGCCATCGCCATTCCCAAATTCGCGGGCCTGGTGGTCAAGGCCCGGGAGGCGTCCATCAAAGGGGCCCTGGGTTCCGTTCGAAGCGCCATGAGCATTTATTACGCCGACAACGAAGGGCGCTATCCCAGCGCGGGGGGAACGGGAACGGGGACCGGTTCGGCTTTCACCTCCTGGTGGCTTTATCCGAAATACCTGGACACCGCCCCCATGATCACGATCCCCGGTTACGCCAACCACGCCAACAGGGATTACGTCGCTTCCGAACTGGCGATGATGTTTCCCGACGGAGGCATGTTTGTGGCCTGGTATGTCCCTCTGGACCCGACCATGTCCTTTCTCACCGGGGAGGTTCACGTCATGTGCACCCACACCGATTCCAGCGGACGGACCTGGAGCCTGTGGTAG
- the dnaJ gene encoding molecular chaperone DnaJ, with the protein MASKRDYYETLGVSKTATPEELKSAYRKQALQYHPDRNQGDKGAEEKLKDINEAYDVLSNPEKRQAYDQYGHAGPQAQTGGGFGGFEGADASDIFSSVFGDMFGGGRSRRSGPRKGADLQFEHVVTLQEAFNGTESSVRVNRTVACEKCRGSGAKAGTSSKTCPDCRGAGQVRVTRGFFTLAQTCSKCQGEGQIVESPCPDCRGQGHTRQAETIRVRVPAGVEDGTVLRVSGAGEAGGRGAPPGDLFVVVRVRTDDRFERDGEDLTTLRRVSVPLAALGGEVEVPTLEKPVRIHIPAGTQPGSVLRVRGAGMPRMRGSGRGDLFVRISIEVPTKLSKDQRRLLAELAQTMGEKGISDDEGFFKKAFGK; encoded by the coding sequence ATGGCCTCGAAGCGGGATTACTACGAAACTCTTGGCGTCTCCAAAACCGCCACTCCGGAAGAGCTGAAATCCGCCTACCGGAAACAGGCCCTCCAGTACCACCCCGACCGGAACCAGGGGGACAAGGGCGCTGAGGAGAAACTCAAGGACATCAACGAGGCCTACGACGTTTTGTCCAATCCGGAAAAACGCCAGGCCTACGACCAATACGGCCACGCCGGCCCCCAGGCCCAGACGGGCGGCGGCTTCGGCGGGTTCGAAGGCGCCGACGCCTCGGACATTTTCTCCAGCGTCTTCGGCGACATGTTCGGCGGCGGCCGGAGCCGCCGAAGCGGCCCCCGGAAGGGCGCGGATCTGCAATTTGAACACGTGGTCACCCTCCAGGAAGCCTTCAACGGAACGGAGTCCAGCGTCCGGGTGAACCGCACGGTGGCCTGCGAGAAGTGCCGCGGTTCGGGCGCCAAGGCGGGAACCTCGTCGAAGACCTGCCCCGACTGCCGGGGCGCGGGCCAGGTTCGCGTGACCCGGGGCTTTTTCACCCTCGCCCAAACCTGCTCCAAGTGCCAGGGGGAAGGCCAGATCGTGGAAAGCCCCTGCCCCGACTGCCGAGGGCAGGGACACACCCGCCAGGCCGAGACCATCCGCGTGCGGGTGCCGGCCGGGGTCGAAGACGGCACCGTGTTGCGGGTGTCGGGCGCGGGCGAAGCCGGCGGCCGGGGCGCGCCCCCGGGAGACCTTTTTGTGGTGGTGCGCGTGCGCACCGACGATCGATTTGAGCGGGACGGGGAGGATCTCACGACCCTTCGCCGGGTGTCCGTCCCCCTGGCGGCCCTGGGGGGCGAGGTGGAGGTGCCCACCCTGGAGAAGCCGGTCCGCATCCATATTCCCGCCGGCACCCAGCCGGGCTCGGTGCTCCGGGTCCGGGGCGCGGGCATGCCGCGCATGCGCGGAAGCGGGCGGGGGGATTTGTTCGTCCGGATTTCCATCGAGGTGCCGACGAAGCTCTCCAAGGACCAACGCCGCCTCCTGGCCGAACTGGCCCAAACCATGGGCGAAAAAGGCATTTCCGACGACGAAGGTTTCTTTAAAAAAGCCTTCGGAAAATAA
- the dnaK gene encoding molecular chaperone DnaK produces MAKIIGIDLGTSNSAAAVMEGGKPVIIPSAEGTTMGGKAFPSYVAFTKDDQLVVGEPARRQAVSNPEGTVFAFKRKMGQDFKYTIHGKTYTPQQLSAFILQKIKRDAEAYLGEKVEKAVITVPAYFDDNQRQATKDAGQIAGLEVVRLVNEPTAASLAYGLDKIGQAQKILVFDLGGGTLDVTVMEMGYDKDIKAADFKVLATSGDTQLGGTDMDNVLIDFIAEEFRKEHGIDLRKDKLAMQRFKEAAEKSKIELSTVLETEINLPYITGDASGAKHLQMKLSRAKLESLVQPIIDRCKHPMEEALKGAGLSASSIGKVVMVGGPTRMPIVLKFVETFVGRKIEGGVNPMECVALGAAVQAGVLSSDVKDVLLLDVTPLTLGIETLGGVMTPLIKKNTTIPTRASQVFSTAADNQEAVTVHVLQGEREVATGNTSLGHFNLDGIPLAPRGTPQIEVTFDIDANGILNVTALDKGTQKKQHITIEAKNKLSKEEVEKFIKDAELHAEEDKKKKEEIETKNEADAIVFSTEKALKEYGDKVSQDERMAIERGITDAKEALKGDDLAKIKKAKEDLLKASHKLAEEMYKAASAKAGAGQPGGEQGGPSNGSGNGKNGGDNVVDAEVVDEGKK; encoded by the coding sequence ATGGCTAAAATCATCGGTATCGATCTCGGAACGTCCAACTCGGCCGCGGCCGTCATGGAGGGCGGAAAGCCCGTCATCATCCCCTCGGCCGAAGGCACCACCATGGGGGGCAAAGCCTTCCCCAGCTACGTGGCCTTCACCAAAGACGACCAGCTGGTCGTGGGCGAGCCCGCGCGCCGTCAGGCCGTCTCCAACCCCGAAGGCACCGTCTTCGCCTTCAAGCGCAAAATGGGCCAGGACTTCAAATACACCATCCACGGGAAGACCTACACCCCCCAACAGCTCTCGGCCTTCATCTTGCAGAAAATCAAACGCGACGCCGAAGCCTATTTGGGCGAAAAAGTGGAGAAGGCCGTCATCACCGTGCCCGCCTACTTCGACGACAACCAGCGCCAGGCCACCAAGGACGCCGGCCAGATCGCCGGGTTGGAAGTCGTGCGCCTGGTGAACGAACCCACGGCGGCCAGCCTCGCCTACGGCCTGGACAAGATCGGCCAGGCCCAGAAGATCCTGGTGTTCGACTTGGGCGGCGGCACGCTGGACGTGACCGTCATGGAAATGGGCTACGACAAGGACATCAAGGCCGCGGACTTTAAGGTGTTGGCCACCTCCGGCGACACCCAGCTGGGCGGCACCGACATGGACAACGTCCTGATCGACTTCATCGCCGAGGAGTTCCGCAAGGAACACGGCATCGACCTCCGCAAGGACAAGCTGGCCATGCAGCGCTTCAAGGAAGCCGCCGAAAAGTCCAAGATCGAACTTTCGACCGTGCTCGAAACCGAGATCAACCTGCCCTACATCACGGGCGACGCCTCGGGGGCCAAGCACTTGCAGATGAAGCTCTCCCGGGCGAAACTGGAATCCCTGGTCCAGCCCATCATCGACCGTTGCAAACACCCCATGGAAGAGGCGCTGAAAGGCGCGGGCCTCTCGGCCTCCTCCATCGGCAAGGTCGTCATGGTCGGCGGTCCGACGCGCATGCCCATCGTGCTGAAGTTCGTGGAAACCTTCGTGGGCCGGAAAATCGAAGGCGGCGTGAACCCCATGGAGTGTGTGGCCCTGGGCGCCGCGGTGCAGGCCGGCGTCTTGAGCTCCGACGTCAAAGACGTCCTGCTTCTGGACGTGACGCCCCTGACCCTGGGCATCGAAACCCTGGGCGGCGTCATGACCCCGCTCATCAAAAAGAACACCACGATCCCCACCCGGGCCTCCCAGGTGTTCTCCACCGCGGCCGACAACCAAGAGGCGGTCACGGTCCACGTCCTCCAAGGCGAGCGCGAAGTGGCCACGGGCAACACGTCCCTGGGCCATTTCAACCTGGACGGCATTCCCCTCGCCCCCCGGGGCACGCCCCAGATCGAAGTCACCTTTGACATCGACGCCAACGGCATCCTGAACGTCACCGCCCTGGACAAAGGCACCCAAAAGAAACAGCACATCACCATCGAAGCCAAGAACAAACTCTCCAAGGAAGAGGTGGAGAAGTTCATCAAGGACGCCGAGCTCCACGCCGAAGAGGACAAGAAGAAGAAAGAGGAGATCGAGACCAAAAACGAAGCCGACGCCATCGTCTTCTCCACGGAGAAGGCCCTCAAGGAATACGGCGACAAGGTCTCCCAGGACGAGCGCATGGCCATCGAACGGGGCATCACCGACGCCAAAGAAGCGCTCAAGGGCGACGACCTGGCGAAAATCAAAAAGGCCAAGGAAGACCTCCTCAAGGCCTCCCACAAACTGGCCGAGGAAATGTACAAGGCGGCCAGCGCCAAGGCCGGCGCGGGCCAACCCGGCGGCGAGCAGGGCGGTCCTTCCAATGGTTCCGGGAACGGGAAAAACGGCGGCGACAACGTCGTGGACGCCGAGGTTGTCGATGAAGGCAAGAAATAG
- a CDS encoding nucleotide exchange factor GrpE: MTEQPADPVADEKDAVQDKISELDILRQSLQAAQAKSADYYDQLLRLKAEFENFRKRTEKDRADSRRWGKEEIVLRLVSLMDVMELAEAAAHQSPDVKSMVQGLDMLYGEFKRLLKEEGLEEIPTAVGDAYNHAAHEAVETLDGEEDGKILAVLQKGYKFQGGLFRPARVKVSKKAGA, translated from the coding sequence ATGACCGAGCAACCGGCCGACCCCGTGGCCGACGAAAAAGACGCCGTCCAGGACAAGATTTCCGAGCTGGACATCCTGCGACAGTCCCTGCAGGCGGCCCAGGCCAAGTCGGCGGATTATTACGACCAGCTGTTGCGGCTCAAAGCCGAGTTCGAGAATTTCCGGAAACGCACGGAAAAGGACCGGGCGGATTCCCGGCGGTGGGGCAAGGAAGAAATCGTCCTCCGCCTGGTGTCGCTCATGGACGTGATGGAGCTGGCGGAGGCGGCGGCCCACCAAAGCCCCGACGTCAAATCCATGGTGCAGGGCTTGGACATGCTCTACGGCGAGTTCAAGCGCCTGCTGAAGGAAGAGGGCCTGGAGGAGATTCCGACCGCGGTGGGGGACGCCTACAACCACGCGGCCCACGAAGCGGTGGAGACCCTCGACGGCGAGGAGGACGGCAAGATTCTGGCCGTCCTGCAGAAGGGCTACAAGTTTCAGGGCGGGTTGTTCCGTCCCGCCCGGGTGAAGGTGTCTAAGAAAGCGGGGGCGTAG